A part of Acipenser ruthenus chromosome 12, fAciRut3.2 maternal haplotype, whole genome shotgun sequence genomic DNA contains:
- the pde4ba gene encoding cAMP-specific 3',5'-cyclic phosphodiesterase 4B isoform X4: protein MPETNYLLTVSWGYIKFKRMLNRELTHMSETSRSGNQVSEFISNTFLDKQNDMEIPSPTSKARDKKKKEQQLMTQISGVKKLTHGSSLTNCSISRFGVKTDKEDLLSKELEDLNKWGLNIFKVSEYSHSRPLTCIMYAIFQERDLLKTFKIPTDTFVSYMMTLEDHYHSDAAYHNSLHAADVAQSTHILLSTPALDAVFTDLEILAAIFAAAIHDVDHPGVSNQFLINTNSELALMYNDESVLENHHLAVGFKLLQEEHCDIFQNLSKKQRQSLRKMVIDMVLATDMSKHMSLLADLKTMVETKKVTSSGVLLLDNYTDRIQVLRNMVHCADLSNPTKSLELYRQWTDRIMDEFFHQGDRERERGMEISPMCDKHTASVEKSQVGFIDYIVHPLWETWADLVHPDAQDILDTLEDNRNWYQSMIPQSPSPPFYEQGQDNHSTTEKFQFELTLEEEDDSEGTERENSQGEDSTSEAISPSENEDMEDQIEATHIQIITQDASPVDT from the exons ATGCCTGAGACAAACTATTTACTGACGGTATCTTGGGGTTACATCAAG ttcAAGAGAATGCTGAACCGGGAGCTGACACACATGTCGGAGACGAGCCGGTCAGGAAACCAGGTGTCTGAATTCATTTCAAACACCTTCTTAG ACAAACAGAATGATATGGAGATCCCATCCCCGACATCAAAGGCCAGAGACAAGAAGAAAAAGGAGCAGCAACTCATGACACAAATCAGCGGGGTGAAGAAACTAACTCACGGCTCCAGCTTGACCAACTGCAGCATCTCAAGATTCGGAGTCAAAACAGACAAGGAGGACCTGCTGTCCAAG GAGCTGGAAGACCTGAATAAGTGGGGCCTTAACATTTTCAAAGTGTCTGAATATTCACACAGCAGACCTCTCACATGCATAATGTATGCCATTTTCCAG GAGAGAGACTTGCTGAAGACCTTCAAGATCCCTACAGACACATTTGTGTCCTACATGATGACGTTAGAAGACCACTACCATTCAGATGCAGCTTACCATAACAGCCTGCATGCTGCCGATGTCGCCCAGTCAACACACATCCTGCTGTCAACGCCAGCGTTAGAT GCGGTCTTCACAGATCTTGAGATCCTGGCTGCGATCTTTGCTGCTGCGATTCATGACGTTGATCACCCTGGTGTCTCCAATCAGTTCCTAATTAACACCA ACTCAGAGTTGGCACTGATGTACAATGACGAATCAGTGTTAGAAAACCACCATCTTGCCGTGGGCTTCAAGCTGCTGCAGGAAGAGCACTGCGACATCTTCCAGAACCTCAGCAAGAAGCAGCGGCAGTCTCTGAGAAAAATGGTCATTGATATG GTTTTGGCGACCGACATGTCCAAACACATGAGCTTACTGGCGGATTTGAAAACCATGGTGGAGACCAAGAAAGTGACAAGTTCAGGGGTTCTTCTActagacaattacacagacagaaTACAG GTTCTTCGCAACATGGTGCATTGTGCAGACCTGAGCAATCCCACCAAGTCTCTGGAGCTGTACAGGCAGTGGACAGACAGAATCATGGATGAATTCTTCCaccagggagacagagagagggagaggggcatGGAGATCAGCCCCATGTGTGATAAACACACGGCCTCCGTCGAAAAGTCACAG GTCGGATTCATTGACTACATTGTCCATCCTCTGTGGGAGACATGGGCTGATCTAGTCCACCCGGACGCACAAGACATCCTGGACACGTTAGAGGACAATAGGAACTGGTATCAGAGCATGATCCCTCAGAGCCCGTCCCCTCCTTTTTATGAGCAGGGCCAAGACAATCACAGCACCACGGAGAAGTTCCAGTtcgaactcacgctggaggaggaggatgatTCGGAGGGGACCGAGCGAGAGAACAGTCAGGGGGAGGACAGTACGAGTGAAGCAATCTCCCCCTCCGAGAACGAGGACATGGAGGATCAGATAGAAGCGACGCACATCCAGATCATCACACAGGACGCATCGCCCGTGGACACATAA